The proteins below are encoded in one region of Brassica napus cultivar Da-Ae chromosome A6, Da-Ae, whole genome shotgun sequence:
- the LOC106348559 gene encoding receptor-like protein 52, with protein sequence MFVYNALLFWVLTKRKEEKSPDNDKKRVQKFKNVFLTIQLITHLLYFYKNVLNFKLTSNLYESPSQTLSAEFPGKTLTNHSYNMTLLPLPVLFLLFTSLPFSVISQINERSTLLALKRGLGDPPSLRLWNTTSSPCDWSGITCVDGNVTGISFYNQNFTATVPTNICDFPNLEALDLSFNLFSGEFPTVLYNCTKLRHLDLSQNNFNGSLPADIDRLSPQLEILDLSANGFSGDIPKTIGMFSKLTVLNLYMSEYDGTFPSEIGDLSELQELRLADNDKFLPAEIPAEFRKLTKLKYLWFSEINLIGEIPAVVFANMTDLEHVDLSANSLSGRIPDVLFGLKNLAVLYLYVNNLTGGIPKSISATNIVELDLSYNNLTGSIPEAIGNLTKLEFLNLYVNQLTGVIPPAIAKLPKLKEVKLYTNKLTGEIPGDFGLHSNLERFEVSENQLTGKIPENLCKGGKLLGVVVFSNNLTGVIPESLGNCGSLLSVQLFNNRFSGEFPSGIWTAKDMYSLQISNNFFTGKLPEKVAWNLSRIEIDNNEFSGEIPRTVGSWSSLEVFSARNNRFSGEIPTELTSLSRIISIFLDSNNLSGELPEEIISWKSLVTLSLSKNKLSGNIPRALGLLPGLVDLDLSENELSGEIPPEVGSLKFTTLNLSSNMLTGEVPDQLDNLAYETSFLNNTNLCADTPVVKLQDCRKVLRRSKQLPGKIIAMILVIAVLLLAVTLVVTFFVVRDHTRKPRGSRGLETWKLTSFHRVDFAEHDIVSNLMEHNVIGSGGSGKVYKIHIGSSGENVAVKRIWDNKKLDKNLEKEFIAEVEILGTIRHVNIVKLLCCISREDSKLLVYEYLEKRSLDQWLHGKKKGGDAEANSLNWAQRLNIAVGAAQGLCYMHHDCTPAIIHRDVKSSNILLDYEFNAKIADFGLAKLLVKQNQQPQTMSAVAGSFGYIAPEYAYTSKVDEKIDVYSFGVVLLELVTGREGNNGDGHTNLADWSWRHYQSKKPITEAFAEDIKEASNTEEMTTVFKLGLMCTNTLPSHRPSMKEVLYVLRQQGLEETKRTATEAHEAPLLVSLSGRRTTSKRVEGEALGFV encoded by the exons ATGTTCGTGTATAATGCTCTACTTTTTTGGgttttaacaaaaagaaaagaagaaaagtcgCCTGATAACGATAAAAAGAGAgtccaaaaattcaaaaatgtttttttgactATTCAGCTAATCACTCACCtcttatatttctataaaaacgttttaaacttcaaacttacttcaaacttgtaTGAATCTCCCAGTCAAACTCTGTCTGCCGAATTTCCCGGCAAAACCTTAACCAACCACAGTTACAATATGACTCTTTTACCCTTACCCGTCCTCTTCTTACTTTTCACCTCACTGCCCTTTTCTGTAATTTCACAGATCAACGAACGGTCAACACTCCTTGCCCTGAAACGCGGTCTGGGAGACCCACCGTCTCTCCGCCTATGGAACACCACATCTTCCCCGTGCGATTGGTCGGGGATCACCTGCGTCGATGGAAACGTCACCGGGATAAGTTTCTATAACCAGAACTTCACCGCAACGGTTCCGACCAATATATGCGATTTCCCAAACCTGGAAGCTCTTGACTTGTCGTTTAATCTATTCTCCGGCGAGTTTCCGACCGTTCTTTACAACTGCACCAAGCTTCGCCATCTCGATCTCTCGCAGAACAACTTCAACGGCTCACTTCCCGCCGACATCGACCGTCTCTCGCCACAACTCGAGATTCTCGACCTCAGTGCTAACGGTTTCTCCGGCGATATTCCGAAGACGATAGGTATGTTTTCTAAGCTCACGGTTTTGAATCTCTACATGAGCGAATACGACGGTACTTTTCCGTCGGAGATCGGGGACTTGTCGGAGCTCCAAGAGCTTCGTTTGGCGGACAACGATAAGTTTTTACCGGCGGAGATTCCGGCGGAGTTTAGGAAATTGACGAAACTCAAGTACTTGTGGTTCTCGGAGATCAACTTGATCGGAGAAATCCCAGCCGTTGTTTTCGCTAACATGACGGATCTCGAACACGTGGATTTGTCCGCTAACAGCTTATCGGGTCGGATCCCGGACGTTTTATTCGGGTTGAAGAACCTAGCCGTTCTCTATCTCTACGTCAATAACCTAACCGGGGGGATACCGAAATCTATTTCGGCTACCAACATTGTTGAGCTTGATCTCTCGTATAACAATTTAACCGGTTCAATTCCGGAAGCAATCGGCAATCTAACGAAATTAGAGTTTCTAAACCTGTACGTAAACCAGTTAACCGGCGTAATACCCCCGGCTATCGCAAAATTACCGAAATTGAAGGAGGTAAAACTCTATACCAACAAGTTAACCGGTGAGATACCGGGTGATTTCGGTTTACACTCAAATCTAGAGCGGTTCGAAGTGTCGGAGAATCAGTTAACCGGGAAAATACCGGAGAATCTCTGCAAGGGAGGGAAGCTCCTCGGCGTGGTTGTATTCTCTAACAATCTCACCGGCGTAATACCAGAGTCGCTCGGGAACTGTGGGTCCCTCTTATCTGTTCAGCTTTTTAACAACCGATTCTCCGGTGAGTTTCCTTCCGGGATATGGACTGCTAAAGACATGTATAGTTTACAGATTAGTAACAACTTCTTCACCGGAAAGTTACCGGAGAAAGTCGCTTGGAACCTCTCTAGGATTGAGATAGATAACAACGAATTCTCCGGTGAGATTCCTCGGACGGTCGGTTCTTGGTCTTCCCTTGAAGTGTTCAGCGCTCGGAACAACCGGTTCTCCGGTGAGATCCCAACGGAGTTAACGTCCTTGTCAAGAATCATATCGATCTTTCTTGATTCGAATAATCTCTCCGGCGAGTTACCGGAGGAAATCATCTCATGGAAGTCGTTGGTGACGTTGAGTTTATCGAAGAACAAACTCTCCGGGAACATTCCTCGAGCTCTAGGGCTGTTGCCAGGCTTGGTCGATCTTGATCTGTCGGAGAACGAACTTTCCGGCGAAATCCCACCGGAGGTCGGGAGTCTGAAGTTCACAACGCTTAACTTGTCGTCAAACATGCTCACCGGAGAAGTACCGGACCAGCTTGATAACCTTGCGTACGAGACAAGTTTCTTGAACAACACCAATCTCTGTGCCGACACACCGGTCGTTAAGTTACAAGATTGTCGGAAAGTGCTCCGAAGATCAAAGCAGCTGCCTGGGAAAATCATCGCAATGATTCTAGTCATCGCAGTTCTGCTACTCGCCGTCACTCTGGTCGTCACGTTCTTTGTGGTTCGAGACCATACAAGGAAGCCAAGAGGAAGCAGAGGCTTAGAGACGTGGAAGCTAACTTCTTTCCACAGAGTAGACTTCGCGGAACACGACATCGTTTCGAATCTGATGGAACACAACGTGATAGGGAGTGGAGGATCAGGCAAAGTTTACAAGATACACATCGGATCCTCAGGAGAAAACGTAGCGGTGAAGAGGATATGGGACAACAAGAAGCTTGACAAGAACCTCGAGAAAGAGTTCATTGCTGAAGTTGAGATTTTGGGGACGATCAGGCACGTGAATATAGTGAAACTACTGTGTTGTATCTCGAGGGAGGATTCAAAGCTTCTGGTGTATGAGTACTTGGAGAAACGCAGCTTGGATCAATGGCTACATGGTAAGAAGAAAGGAGGTGATGCAGAGGCTAATAGCTTGAATTGGGCACAGAGGTTGAATATTGCGGTCGGTGCAGCGCAAGGACTTTGCTATATGCATCATGATTGTACTCCTGCGATCATACATAGAGATGTCAAGTCAAGCAACATCTTGCTTGATTATGAGTTCAACGCCAAGATTGCTGATTTCGGGTTGGCTAAATTGTTGGTTAAGCAAAACCAACAACCTCAAACTATGTCAGCTGTTGCTGGATCCTTCGGTTACATTGCTCCAG AATACGCATATACCTCAAAGGTGGATGAAAAGATCGACGTGTATAGCTTCGGTGTAGTTTTGTTAGAGCTGGTGACCGGAAGAGAAGGTAACAACGGAGATGGACATACAAACTTGGCAGATTGGTCATGGAGACATTACCAATCTAAGAAACCGATCACAGAGGCTTTTGCTGAGGACATCAAAGAAGCTTCTAACACGGAGGAGATGACAACAGTGTTCAAGCTAGGTCTAATGTGTACTAACACATTGCCTAGTCACAGACCTTCCATGAAGGAGGTCTTGTATGTTCTTCGCCAACAAGGACTTGAGGAGACAAAAAGAACTGCGACAGAGGCACATGAGGCACCTTTACTGGTTAGTTTATCTGGTCGGAGGACGACAAGTAAAAGGGTAGAAGGTGAAGCTTTAGGTTTTGTATAA